From a single Crateriforma spongiae genomic region:
- a CDS encoding sodium ion-translocating decarboxylase subunit beta, whose amino-acid sequence MNAWDYLSAKAGQLLETTAFPSMQAGNLIMIVIGMIFIYLAIAKHYEPLLLVPIGFGIVVGNIPSVPGMPLSVYDEGSVLRYLYFGVERGVYPPLIFLGIGAMTDFSTMLSSPKLILLGASAQIGVFLTFLGAIALGFGPNEAGAIGIIGGADGPTAIFLSSRLAPQLLGAIAIAAYSYMALVPVIQPPIMKLLTTKEERLIRMKPSRQVSTRERILFPIVAFIVCTMLAPGAIVLIGMLFFGNLLKECTVTDRLAATARAAMIDIVTVLLGFCVGASTSAPYFLKRESIMIFALGALAFAIATASGVLFAKLMNLFLKDKINPLIGAAGVSAVPDSARVVHMVGQEADPQNFLLMHAMAPNVAGVIGSAIAAGVLWSQLAS is encoded by the coding sequence ATGAACGCTTGGGACTACCTTTCGGCCAAAGCCGGCCAATTGCTTGAAACCACCGCGTTTCCCAGCATGCAGGCGGGCAACCTGATCATGATCGTGATCGGGATGATCTTCATTTATTTGGCGATCGCTAAACACTATGAACCGCTGCTGTTGGTTCCGATCGGTTTCGGAATCGTCGTCGGCAATATCCCCAGTGTGCCCGGAATGCCGCTCAGCGTTTACGACGAAGGCAGCGTGCTGCGGTATCTGTACTTTGGGGTGGAAAGAGGGGTATATCCACCGCTGATCTTCCTTGGCATCGGCGCGATGACCGACTTTTCGACGATGCTGTCCAGTCCCAAGTTGATTTTGTTGGGGGCGTCGGCGCAAATCGGTGTCTTTCTGACCTTCCTGGGCGCCATCGCGCTCGGGTTCGGCCCGAACGAAGCTGGCGCGATCGGAATCATCGGTGGTGCGGACGGCCCCACCGCCATTTTCTTGTCCTCGCGTCTGGCGCCTCAATTACTTGGGGCCATCGCGATCGCCGCCTATTCGTACATGGCTTTGGTTCCGGTGATCCAGCCGCCGATCATGAAGTTGTTGACGACCAAAGAAGAACGGCTGATTCGCATGAAGCCGTCTCGTCAGGTTTCCACACGCGAGCGCATCCTGTTTCCCATCGTTGCGTTCATCGTTTGCACCATGTTGGCTCCCGGTGCCATCGTGCTGATCGGCATGCTGTTCTTTGGCAACTTATTGAAAGAATGCACGGTCACCGACCGTTTGGCGGCGACCGCTCGGGCAGCGATGATCGACATCGTGACCGTGCTGCTGGGATTCTGTGTGGGGGCCAGCACCAGCGCCCCGTACTTCCTGAAACGAGAATCAATCATGATTTTCGCTCTCGGCGCGCTCGCTTTTGCCATCGCAACGGCCAGCGGCGTGCTGTTCGCAAAATTGATGAACCTGTTTTTGAAAGATAAGATCAACCCATTGATCGGTGCGGCCGGCGTTTCGGCTGTGCCTGACTCGGCACGCGTCGTTCACATGGTCGGCCAAGAAGCCGATCCCCAAAACTTTTTGCTGATGCACGCCATGGCCCCCAACGTGGCCGGAGTCATCGGATCGGCTATCGCCGCCGGGGTCCTGTGGAGCCAACTGGCCAGCTGA
- a CDS encoding OadG family protein: MAPFPALSPLCGSVLQCCLAHPIAAMGWVMPIGLLQAADTTTGDAVPAVDGDAPSAMDTLFSDFGIPLAILGMVVVFMALIILMMVITAMPRLIALMEGKPGKSSATDAKTKSATSPVPDDADDDELTPELVAVLTAAVAATERRPVRIVRTRRLTPSELAWTLEGRIRHHASHRLQPRNR, translated from the coding sequence ATGGCCCCGTTTCCTGCCCTTTCCCCGCTGTGCGGGTCAGTGCTGCAATGCTGTTTGGCGCATCCCATCGCTGCGATGGGGTGGGTGATGCCGATCGGTCTGCTGCAAGCCGCCGACACAACGACCGGCGATGCCGTACCGGCGGTCGATGGCGACGCGCCGTCGGCGATGGACACTTTGTTTTCAGATTTTGGCATTCCGCTCGCCATTCTTGGGATGGTCGTCGTCTTCATGGCGTTGATCATTTTGATGATGGTCATCACGGCCATGCCGCGGTTGATCGCCTTGATGGAAGGCAAGCCAGGCAAATCATCCGCCACCGATGCGAAGACAAAATCTGCCACTTCGCCCGTCCCCGACGATGCCGACGACGACGAACTGACGCCGGAATTGGTTGCCGTGCTGACCGCCGCAGTGGCGGCAACAGAACGCCGCCCCGTACGCATCGTTCGGACCCGCCGTCTGACACCATCGGAATTGGCTTGGACGCTGGAAGGGCGAATCCGGCATCACGCTTCGCACCGTCTGCAGCCACGAAATCGCTGA
- a CDS encoding biotin/lipoyl-containing protein: protein MKKMRITVGDKSYEVTVEHLEDDDAVAGAPQPAGPRPVSPVAPVQKAAAPSPKVTLAAGAITSPMAGVVLSVAVKENDSVDQNDVLLVLEAMKMENQIIAPAGAKVKAVHVKAGESVQEGQLLVELE from the coding sequence ATGAAAAAAATGCGAATCACTGTCGGTGACAAATCCTATGAAGTCACCGTCGAACACTTGGAAGACGACGATGCCGTTGCGGGTGCGCCACAACCGGCCGGCCCACGACCGGTTTCGCCGGTTGCTCCGGTGCAAAAAGCTGCCGCGCCCAGCCCCAAAGTGACTTTGGCGGCCGGTGCGATCACCAGTCCGATGGCAGGCGTGGTCCTGTCGGTGGCCGTGAAAGAAAACGACAGCGTCGACCAAAACGATGTCTTGTTGGTCTTGGAAGCGATGAAGATGGAAAACCAAATCATCGCGCCGGCCGGTGCCAAAGTGAAAGCCGTTCACGTCAAGGCGGGTGAATCGGTTCAGGAAGGCCAATTGTTGGTTGAACTGGAATAG
- a CDS encoding acyl-CoA carboxylase subunit beta: protein MAIEKSLLEQLKERRDQRLVGGGKERIAKIHAKGSITARERFDALFDDGTFQEWGLHVEHNCHDFGMEKKFMPGDGVITGVGQVDGRPVAGFSQDFTVGGGALGQRHSQKICDVMDYAANCGLPFVAINDSGGARIQEGVDALSGYGQVFYRNVELSGLVPQIAVIAGSCAGGAAYSPALMDFLIMTRKNASMFICGPQVIKAATGVDTTMDEIGSAAANAAISGNVHFVAEDDQHALELVQELLSYLPSNNLDNPPHHPIEDISMVPDTSIDDLVPADAKGALDMEAVIQRIVDDGRFLQVHQEFAKNILVGFARIDGVVVGIIANQPMVKAGTIDIDASDKASRFIRFCNAFNIPLVTLVDVPGFLPGVQQEQGGIIRHGAKMLFAYCAATVPKITVITRKAYGGAYLAMCSRDMRADVVFAWPTAEIAVMGAEGAINVLYRRELQAAEDKQAKQAELVKEYHDRFASPYMAASRGMITDIIQPSMTRASISLALRNTLRKSETRPPKKHGLIPL, encoded by the coding sequence ATGGCTATCGAAAAGTCACTGTTAGAACAGTTGAAAGAACGTCGCGATCAGCGGCTGGTGGGCGGCGGCAAAGAACGCATTGCCAAGATCCACGCCAAAGGCAGCATCACGGCGAGGGAACGATTTGACGCACTGTTTGACGACGGCACCTTTCAAGAATGGGGGCTGCACGTCGAACACAACTGTCACGATTTCGGCATGGAAAAGAAATTCATGCCCGGTGATGGTGTGATCACCGGCGTCGGACAGGTCGATGGACGTCCCGTTGCGGGATTCAGCCAAGACTTCACTGTCGGCGGCGGTGCACTGGGACAACGTCATTCGCAAAAGATCTGCGACGTGATGGACTATGCCGCTAATTGCGGATTGCCCTTCGTCGCGATCAACGATTCGGGCGGGGCTCGGATCCAAGAAGGGGTCGATGCCCTTAGCGGTTACGGCCAGGTCTTCTATCGCAATGTGGAACTGTCCGGTCTGGTGCCACAAATCGCCGTCATCGCCGGCAGCTGTGCAGGCGGCGCCGCCTATTCGCCGGCGTTGATGGACTTTTTGATCATGACTCGTAAGAACGCGAGCATGTTCATTTGCGGTCCTCAGGTGATCAAAGCCGCCACCGGCGTGGACACCACGATGGACGAAATCGGCAGCGCCGCGGCAAACGCGGCGATCAGTGGCAACGTGCACTTCGTCGCCGAGGATGATCAGCACGCATTGGAATTGGTCCAGGAACTGTTGTCCTACTTGCCGTCGAACAACTTGGACAACCCGCCGCACCATCCGATCGAAGACATCAGCATGGTGCCGGACACGTCGATCGATGATCTGGTGCCCGCCGATGCCAAGGGCGCGTTGGACATGGAAGCGGTGATCCAACGCATCGTCGATGACGGACGCTTCCTGCAAGTTCATCAAGAATTCGCAAAGAACATCCTGGTCGGCTTTGCACGGATCGACGGCGTCGTCGTCGGGATCATCGCCAACCAACCGATGGTCAAGGCGGGAACGATCGACATCGATGCCTCGGACAAGGCATCACGTTTCATACGATTCTGCAATGCCTTCAATATCCCGCTGGTCACTTTGGTTGACGTCCCCGGGTTCTTGCCCGGTGTCCAACAAGAACAGGGCGGCATCATCCGACACGGCGCCAAAATGCTGTTCGCCTACTGCGCCGCAACGGTCCCCAAAATCACGGTGATCACCCGCAAAGCCTATGGCGGTGCTTACTTGGCGATGTGCAGCCGCGACATGCGTGCCGACGTCGTCTTTGCATGGCCGACCGCCGAGATCGCCGTGATGGGCGCCGAAGGAGCCATCAACGTTCTTTACCGCCGCGAATTACAAGCGGCCGAAGACAAACAGGCCAAACAGGCCGAATTGGTCAAGGAATACCATGACCGATTTGCTTCGCCCTACATGGCCGCATCGCGCGGGATGATTACCGATATCATTCAGCCATCGATGACGCGAGCGAGCATTTCGCTGGCGTTACGCAACACACTTCGCAAGAGTGAAACTCGTCCACCCAAGAAACACGGCCTGATCCCGCTGTAA
- a CDS encoding succinate CoA transferase — MSGAFPILSAAEAAELIDHGMLVAMSGFTPAGAAKAVPRAIADRAKILHEAGQPFRIRVLTGASTGTSLDDALAEADAVSWRAPYQSSRPLRQRINKGEVEFVDMHLSHLPQSVLFGHFGDIDVAVIEATDVTEDGKVYLSTSVGASPTFLLKAKKVIIELNRGQSKEIGKMADVVVPDTPPHRKSLALDHPLQRIGTRYAQVDPSKIVGIVENDQPDELGGFTASDELSSAIAGYVVQFLTEELAAGRIPKEFLPMQSGVGNVANAVTEGIGASTEIPDFYMYTEVLQPAPFRLLKSGRMKGASSCGLTLLPEQIQEISEDIDFYRDRIVLRPQEISNNPAIVRQLGVIAMNTALEVDFYGHVNSTHVCGQNIMNGIGGSGDFARNAYLSIFVCPSTAKDGKISTIVPMCSHVDHNEHSVEVIVTEQGLADLRGVAPAQRARLIIDNCAHPMYRDMLHRYIEKCKPGHIYHDLERCFDMHRNLMRHGDMLAGETSSVA; from the coding sequence ATGTCCGGCGCTTTTCCCATTCTTAGCGCTGCCGAAGCGGCCGAACTGATCGACCATGGCATGCTGGTGGCAATGAGCGGGTTCACGCCCGCCGGTGCCGCCAAAGCCGTACCGCGTGCGATCGCCGACCGGGCCAAGATTTTGCATGAAGCGGGCCAGCCGTTTCGCATCCGTGTTTTGACCGGCGCCAGCACCGGTACGAGCTTGGATGACGCGTTGGCCGAAGCCGACGCGGTCAGTTGGCGCGCACCCTACCAATCGTCACGCCCGTTGCGACAACGCATCAACAAAGGCGAAGTCGAATTCGTCGACATGCACCTGTCGCACTTGCCCCAATCCGTTCTGTTCGGGCACTTCGGGGATATCGACGTTGCGGTGATCGAAGCCACCGACGTGACCGAAGACGGAAAAGTTTATTTGAGCACATCGGTGGGGGCATCGCCGACGTTTCTGTTGAAGGCAAAGAAGGTCATCATCGAATTGAATCGCGGCCAATCCAAAGAAATCGGCAAGATGGCCGATGTCGTGGTTCCCGATACGCCGCCCCACCGCAAGTCGCTGGCCCTGGATCATCCGCTGCAGCGCATCGGAACCCGCTACGCCCAGGTCGATCCGTCCAAAATCGTGGGGATCGTCGAAAACGACCAACCTGACGAATTGGGCGGCTTCACCGCATCGGACGAATTAAGCAGCGCGATTGCCGGCTATGTCGTCCAGTTTTTGACCGAAGAATTGGCCGCCGGACGCATTCCCAAGGAATTCCTGCCGATGCAAAGCGGTGTCGGGAACGTCGCCAACGCGGTGACCGAAGGCATCGGTGCCAGCACGGAAATCCCCGATTTCTATATGTACACCGAGGTGCTACAGCCGGCGCCGTTCCGTCTGTTGAAAAGCGGCCGGATGAAGGGCGCCAGTTCTTGTGGTTTGACCTTGCTGCCGGAACAAATCCAAGAGATCTCCGAAGACATCGATTTTTATCGCGATCGAATCGTGCTTCGTCCTCAGGAGATCAGCAACAACCCGGCGATCGTCCGTCAGTTGGGCGTCATCGCGATGAACACGGCGTTGGAAGTCGACTTCTATGGTCATGTGAATTCCACGCACGTTTGCGGCCAAAACATAATGAATGGTATTGGCGGCAGCGGTGATTTTGCCCGCAACGCCTACCTTTCGATCTTCGTGTGTCCGTCGACAGCGAAGGATGGAAAGATTTCGACGATTGTCCCAATGTGCAGCCACGTCGATCACAACGAACACAGCGTCGAAGTCATTGTGACCGAGCAAGGTCTGGCCGACTTGCGCGGCGTTGCACCGGCACAGCGTGCACGATTGATCATCGACAACTGTGCCCATCCGATGTATCGCGACATGCTGCATCGCTACATCGAAAAGTGTAAGCCCGGGCACATTTATCACGATTTGGAACGCTGTTTCGATATGCACCGAAACCTGATGCGTCACGGCGATATGCTGGCAGGCGAAACCAGTTCGGTGGCTTAG
- a CDS encoding gamma carbonic anhydrase family protein, with amino-acid sequence MGLIKTVRGFTPQLGENCFLADTAVVLGDVVMGDDCSVWFNTVVRGDVNSIRIGNRVNIQDGAVLHTLYQKSVIDIADNVSIGHNVCVHGAKIEQNCLIGINSVILDHAVIGEGSIIGAGSVVLQGTKVEPGSLYAGTPAKRIKDVDPEQAKEMIEKIAKNYLFYASWFKDEQEPGQD; translated from the coding sequence ATGGGCCTTATCAAAACTGTGCGTGGTTTCACCCCACAACTTGGTGAAAATTGCTTCCTGGCAGACACCGCGGTGGTGCTGGGCGACGTCGTGATGGGCGATGACTGTTCGGTATGGTTCAACACGGTCGTTCGCGGCGATGTGAACTCGATCCGCATCGGCAACCGTGTGAACATCCAAGACGGCGCCGTGCTGCACACGCTGTATCAGAAATCGGTCATCGACATCGCGGACAACGTTTCGATCGGCCACAACGTCTGTGTGCACGGCGCCAAGATCGAACAGAACTGCTTGATCGGCATCAATTCGGTGATTTTGGATCACGCGGTGATCGGTGAAGGATCGATCATCGGTGCCGGTTCGGTCGTCTTGCAGGGAACGAAAGTCGAACCCGGCAGTCTGTACGCCGGTACGCCGGCCAAACGGATCAAAGATGTCGATCCGGAACAGGCCAAGGAGATGATTGAAAAGATCGCCAAGAACTACCTGTTCTACGCCAGTTGGTTCAAAGACGAACAAGAGCCTGGCCAAGACTAG
- the meaB gene encoding methylmalonyl Co-A mutase-associated GTPase MeaB, translated as MTDRPTAKPQARARNRPTADDYFQGIRDRNLSMLARAFTLVESSSPRHQKVAEELLTRLMPLTGNALRIGITGAPGAGKSTFIEAFGLLLVRQGKRVAVLAVDPSSGVSGGSILGDKTRMTNLSSEKDAFIRPSPSAGTLGGVAHKTRECMLIAEAAGFDVILIETVGVGQSETMVADMTDCFLGLMLPGAGDELQGIKRGLLELVDVIAVNKADGKNKDAAELAARQYHNALDSITGRHFDDAPAILTCSARENLGIDKVWKAIEKRCRLRKDSGDFQRRRQQQNLRWLWSIVEDQLRHVMHTHPAVQAICNDVETNVLDGSMPPAAGARRLFSALNLDSRNL; from the coding sequence ATGACAGATCGACCGACCGCCAAACCCCAAGCACGCGCCCGCAATCGCCCCACCGCGGATGACTATTTCCAAGGCATCCGCGATCGCAACCTGTCGATGTTGGCGCGTGCATTCACCCTGGTCGAATCCAGCAGTCCACGGCACCAAAAAGTCGCCGAAGAATTGCTGACTCGGCTGATGCCCTTGACCGGAAACGCGTTGCGTATCGGTATCACCGGGGCACCCGGGGCCGGCAAAAGCACCTTCATCGAAGCGTTCGGATTGCTACTGGTACGTCAGGGCAAACGGGTCGCCGTGTTGGCGGTTGACCCGTCCAGCGGCGTCAGCGGCGGCAGCATCCTGGGCGATAAAACACGGATGACCAATCTGTCGTCAGAAAAAGACGCGTTCATTCGGCCATCGCCATCGGCGGGCACCCTGGGCGGTGTCGCCCATAAGACCCGTGAATGCATGCTGATCGCCGAAGCGGCCGGATTCGACGTGATCCTGATTGAAACCGTCGGCGTGGGGCAAAGCGAAACGATGGTCGCCGACATGACCGATTGTTTCCTGGGGCTGATGTTGCCCGGCGCCGGCGACGAACTGCAAGGCATCAAACGTGGCTTGTTAGAACTGGTCGATGTGATCGCGGTCAACAAAGCGGACGGGAAAAACAAAGACGCCGCGGAACTGGCGGCACGGCAATACCACAACGCTCTGGATTCGATCACCGGACGACACTTCGATGACGCACCGGCCATTTTGACGTGCAGCGCACGCGAAAATCTGGGCATCGACAAGGTTTGGAAAGCGATCGAAAAGCGTTGTCGTCTGCGCAAAGATTCGGGCGATTTCCAGCGACGTCGACAACAGCAAAACCTACGTTGGCTGTGGTCCATCGTCGAAGATCAGCTGCGTCACGTCATGCACACTCATCCGGCCGTACAAGCCATCTGCAACGATGTGGAAACGAACGTCTTGGACGGATCGATGCCACCGGCGGCCGGAGCACGACGTTTGTTTTCGGCTTTGAACCTTGATTCCCGCAACCTTTGA